Part of the Engraulis encrasicolus isolate BLACKSEA-1 chromosome 1, IST_EnEncr_1.0, whole genome shotgun sequence genome, AGGGCCGCTGTTAGACATCAGCAGAGTGCGCAGAGTGCTTAGGACACCAACCAGTGCTTTGCCCCCAAAAGTGGGACCTCTTAAATTAATGAGGGGGGCCACCTGACCAGTTTTAATAAGggtctccaaaaccttagcagcgaccTTGAATATTGGTATAGTCTGAATGAAGCCAAagactgactctgtgtgtgtgtgtgtgtgtgtgtgtgtgtgtgtgtgtgtgtgtgtgtgtgtgtgtgtgtgtgtgtgtgtgtgtgtgagagagagagagagaaaagagagagagagagagagagagagagatagagagagagagagagagagagagagagagagagagagagagagagagagagagagagaacagaactaATTTATCGCATGCTTATTTTCTTACAATAAAGTAGGTCTACTTTGATGTGGTGGTAAAGtatgtgttggtggtgtggtgtgtgtgtgcgtgggggggggggggtaggcctaATTCATTCAAGGAAtatgcaataggcctatataaagaaaaaaagagaaagtgcaGAACTACAAGTGAGGCACAAGTGCGTCAGAGCGAAAATGATTTCTATTCAATTCCCAAATCCAGGCTAGGGCTTTGTGGGTAAATAAATTCTGCATGTATTTTTCTTCTGCCTAACTGTTGGATGTTACGTGATGGCAAACAACAACAGAACGTCCCCCTCCATCTCATTATTGCAATAAGGACACACTGGATCCCGCGATCCCCCAGTTCCCATTTTTTCCTATTCAAAGCAATAACTCACCGAGTGCAAGGAAACGTTATGTTCTCTCAcggaacacacactacacacagtgcacactACAGCCGCGGTTACGTTACGCACCTGCCAATCAAGCTCGGGGGGCACTGTTTGCCAAACCAACCAGAGTGCGAAGGAGGTGCGTGATGTGCGCCAAGTGgacggagaggagggagggagccaaGGCGGGGGGGACGGTGGATATATATAACAGCCCGGTGAGCTACGGTGACCCAGCAACATCCCACTCTTGGAATACACAGACGAGGAGAGAATGGTGAGCTGGCGATAACGGTGAACTTGTAGGGGACGCGGGGCTTCGAGGATTAGTCTGCAGATaagacaacaacaataacaacaaaacaactgtGAATATCACCATTGCGTCTCCCCTACGCCAACTACACAGAATCATGGAGGTGAAGGAACCAGTTAACGTGTCCGTGCAAAACTCGAAAAACACTGCGCGCCCAGTCATCCAGTGCCCCGCCATGGGCAATGGTGGTGGAGGCGTGCAGGGCGGAGTGTGTTCCTCCGTGGGGGGGACGTCGTCCAAAGTGCTCCTGGCTTACCGAAACGCCACGCAGCACCTCAACAACGCACCGGGCGCCCTGTCCAGCATCTCCAAGGCCGGCATGCAGGGCATCCTGAAGCTGGCCACGTCGCAGTGGAAGCACCAGGAGAGGAAAGCCCGAGCCCGCTCTTCCAGCGTGGGCAACAGGTGCTCAGCAACAACATTGGTcaataacaccaccaccaccaccaccaccaccacgacagaGCGCACCAGTCCGTGCAAGAGATCCGCGCTGGATCAGCTAGCGGCTCTGGTGCTGAACGGGCAGTcacggtggcagcagcagcagctgacgCAGCAGGATTCGTCGCCTTCATGCTCCTCCACAAAGCCACAGAACTGCCGGCGCATAGTGGTGCTGGGCGCGCCGCGGGTCGGCAAAACTTCCATCCTGAGACGCTTCCTCCGCGAAGGCTTCGACGAGCAGTACGAGCCCACGTCCGAAGACTTCCATCGCAAGATGTACCACATACGGGGAGAGGCGTACCAGATCGACATTCTCGACGCCTCTGGAGAGAGGAGCTTCCCGGCAAAACGCAGGCTCTCCATTTTAACAGGTGTGTACAACAGCTGGACGTGTGTAAGAAATAATAAGTAGCCAAGAGAAAGTAACCACTTTACGCGAGTAGGTAGGCAGCATGGGTTATCATTTGAACATGACAGAAATGTTTAGAGTGCTTTCGGAACTGTTCCACATTTGCGGTGGACATTCTATTTGgatatttgtattgtatttttaaTTCAATCTCAGGAATATTAGGCCAATTTAATACAAGTATTTGCATGACTTTTAGTATGACTTTTTAGTAGCAATGCAGTAATTAATATTAATTAGGCCTAATATAATTCATGTATACAATTAATAACGTTctctgtgctttctctctctttctgcgttCCTCCTGCAGGCAACATATTCCTGCTGGTGTTCAGCGTGGATGACCGCAACTCCTTCGAAGAGGTGCGCGCGCTGCGCACTGAAATCGTGGCGGCCAAAACGGCTCTGCAGAAATCCAAAGAGCGCGCGCGCGTGCCCACCGTGGTCTGTGCCAACAAAGCGGACTTGCCCGAGCACCAGTGGGCTATCTCCCGCGACGAGATCCGAGAGGTGCTTGGGGAGGGCTGTGCCTTTTTCGAAACCTCCGCCAAAGACAATTTGAACCTCGAGCAGGTGTTCGAAGCGCTGGCCCAGCGCGGTGGACTGCCGTTGGAGACGGGACCGTCGCAGCATCGTAAAGTCTCCATACGCTCGTACCAAGCCCTGCGAGCTACTCGGCAGCCGGGGCGCGGGGGAGGTGGTGGCAAGACGGCCGGGACTGACACTGCCTGCGGGGCCCTTTACCCTCTGGCACGCCGGCCAAGTTTTAGCACCGACCTCCGACAGGTTCTCGGACCGCACGCGTCGGGGAAGCAGAACAGACCTCTTGAGAGATGCCAgattcagtgagagagagagagagagagagagagagagagagagagagagagagagagagagagagagagagagagagagagagagagagagagagagagagacacggactTGCTTGAATTAGTAGATTATCAAATAGAAGACTTTCAACAGCACTGACAACACTAGTGTTACTTGAATCCTTCTCACAATGTTTCAATACCAGGTGTATAATGTACGTGTGTTGGGTGATTTGCCCGTTGCTGATATTGTGTTATTTATCAGTATGGTAGTCAAATACCACTTAGCATTTGTGGACATTATGAAGTTGGGTTATGAAATGTACATGACCAATGATACAGTAGACGTCCTTGACATGGACAGAACGTTTGAAATATTGAGATTTTAAATAAACTATTTTGATACCAGAAACATGAGAaacctgtgtgtctgtatctttgtcttcctctttctcctttcctctgccattcacttttcctttcttcccttaggcctactctttgccccctcctctctcccagcGTCTgtcactttctcctctctctcatctctctcacacaccccctctctccatctctctctctctctctctctctctctctctctctctctctctctctctctctctctctctctctctctctctctctctctctctctctctctctctctctctctctctctctccatccatcccttgtgtctctcattctctccatccatccctctccatgTTTATCGCCTACTGTTTCCTGTTCACCCACAAGTGCGGAGACCAATATTTGTGGTGTTAATGCAACAATCAAGAGAGTTAAATTCTACACTCCtattactctctaagtgttgaattagcactgtaaCATCCTACTGTGTGGTGAAAAGGGGAATGCACAAAGAGTATAGTGTAGGTGGATGGATGGTTTGCTGAATCAGAGTGCTCAGCATTGCATAACAGAGCACATCAGATCAGGGCGACGTTCTAATCTGAGACACATGGCGGCTGAAGCATCCTcagcatcatca contains:
- the rasd2b gene encoding dexamethasone-induced Ras-related protein 1, translated to MEVKEPVNVSVQNSKNTARPVIQCPAMGNGGGGVQGGVCSSVGGTSSKVLLAYRNATQHLNNAPGALSSISKAGMQGILKLATSQWKHQERKARARSSSVGNRCSATTLVNNTTTTTTTTTTERTSPCKRSALDQLAALVLNGQSRWQQQQLTQQDSSPSCSSTKPQNCRRIVVLGAPRVGKTSILRRFLREGFDEQYEPTSEDFHRKMYHIRGEAYQIDILDASGERSFPAKRRLSILTGNIFLLVFSVDDRNSFEEVRALRTEIVAAKTALQKSKERARVPTVVCANKADLPEHQWAISRDEIREVLGEGCAFFETSAKDNLNLEQVFEALAQRGGLPLETGPSQHRKVSIRSYQALRATRQPGRGGGGGKTAGTDTACGALYPLARRPSFSTDLRQVLGPHASGKQNRPLERCQIQ